In one Sulfitobacter sp. LCG007 genomic region, the following are encoded:
- a CDS encoding cupin domain-containing protein codes for MKPVNLSEKLALFDTHWDPHVVADYNDNDVMVVKFRGEFPYHLHETTDDFFLVLEGEMVMDLEDVSHPVKAGEVFVVPKGVTHRPRAESECKVLLIEPRGEPNSGDPATAAPKPRI; via the coding sequence TTGAAACCTGTCAACCTGTCCGAGAAGCTGGCGCTTTTCGATACCCACTGGGACCCGCATGTGGTGGCCGACTACAACGACAATGACGTGATGGTCGTGAAGTTCCGGGGCGAGTTTCCCTATCACCTTCACGAGACCACCGACGATTTCTTCCTCGTTCTGGAAGGCGAGATGGTCATGGACCTCGAGGATGTCTCGCATCCGGTGAAGGCCGGAGAGGTTTTCGTCGTGCCGAAGGGCGTGACCCACCGGCCGCGTGCGGAAAGCGAGTGCAAGGTGCTGCTGATAGAGCCCAGGGGAGAGCCCAACTCGGGCGATCCGGCCACCGCGGCACCCAAGCCGCGGATCTGA
- a CDS encoding P1 family peptidase, producing MIPGPRNLITDVAGFRVGNARDDDLGSGVTVLTSATPFAASVAVMGGAPGSRETDLLQPDKSVAQVDALVLSGGSAFGLDACSGVADALRAAGRGFRVGPAVVPIVPGAIIFDLLSAGDKSWSENPYRALGKAAFAAAAEDFAIGSEGAGTGAMTAMLKGGLGSASLILPTGETVGALVAANPVGSVTTPGERHFWAAPFEIGEEFGGLGPDPRGGLGRVLESRKGAAREHANTTIAIVATDARLTKTQCQRMAWAAHDGIGRAVLPAHGPNDGDLVFAAASGSFHRDQSDLGLIGHAAALCLSRAIARAVFAAEPRPADPLPCWRDVNA from the coding sequence ATGATCCCCGGACCGCGCAACCTGATTACCGACGTGGCGGGTTTTCGCGTCGGCAATGCCCGCGACGATGATCTGGGCTCGGGCGTGACGGTGCTTACCTCCGCGACACCCTTCGCCGCCTCGGTCGCGGTGATGGGCGGCGCGCCGGGGTCGCGGGAAACCGACCTGCTGCAACCCGACAAGTCGGTGGCGCAGGTCGACGCGCTTGTGCTTTCTGGCGGCTCGGCCTTCGGGCTCGATGCCTGTTCGGGAGTCGCCGACGCCCTGCGCGCCGCCGGTCGGGGCTTTCGGGTGGGGCCTGCGGTCGTGCCCATCGTGCCGGGGGCGATCATCTTCGACCTGCTGTCGGCCGGCGACAAGTCATGGTCGGAAAACCCCTATCGTGCGCTCGGCAAAGCCGCCTTCGCGGCGGCGGCCGAGGATTTCGCCATCGGGTCGGAAGGCGCGGGAACCGGGGCGATGACGGCCATGCTGAAGGGCGGGCTCGGATCGGCCTCGCTGATCCTGCCCACGGGCGAGACGGTAGGTGCGCTTGTCGCGGCCAACCCGGTGGGCAGCGTCACGACCCCCGGAGAGCGGCATTTCTGGGCCGCCCCCTTCGAGATCGGGGAGGAATTCGGCGGGCTGGGTCCGGATCCGCGAGGCGGCCTGGGACGCGTGCTGGAAAGCCGCAAGGGCGCCGCGCGCGAACATGCCAACACGACAATCGCCATCGTCGCGACCGATGCGCGGCTGACCAAGACGCAATGCCAGCGGATGGCCTGGGCCGCCCATGACGGGATCGGCCGTGCGGTGCTGCCGGCGCATGGCCCGAATGACGGCGACCTTGTCTTTGCCGCCGCTTCGGGCAGCTTCCACCGCGATCAGAGCGATCTCGGGTTGATTGGGCATGCCGCGGCCCTCTGCCTCTCGCGGGCCATCGCCCGGGCGGTCTTCGCCGCCGAACCCCGTCCCGCTGACCCCTTGCCCTGCTGGCGCGATGTCAATGCCTGA
- a CDS encoding alpha/beta fold hydrolase → MPELTLPDATLHFEVEGNGPPLLMIAGFMSDSASWAPLRPLLRDRFTLIRPDMRTTGRTIPWDTAVSIETWARDGLALLDHLGHPRAHVLGHSLGGNIGWVMAKLAPDRVASCMMLGSALIMPRRNVDVFRGLIAIRRSNAAPDVWFRMLFPWLFSASFLEDAGAVDRAIAQSLAYAHTQSADAMERQLETILAITPDFFMSVPEIPVSVLLGSEDLLIPPGPALQSLDGIPCRIQEGGGHSLHWEAPRPCAEWIADFAGSHPV, encoded by the coding sequence ATGCCTGAGCTGACCCTCCCCGACGCCACCCTGCATTTCGAGGTCGAAGGCAACGGCCCGCCCCTGCTGATGATCGCGGGCTTCATGAGCGACAGCGCCTCCTGGGCGCCGCTGCGGCCCCTGCTGCGCGACCGTTTCACCCTGATCCGTCCCGACATGCGCACGACCGGACGCACCATCCCTTGGGACACCGCCGTTTCGATCGAGACCTGGGCCCGGGACGGGCTCGCCCTGCTTGACCACCTCGGCCATCCACGCGCGCATGTGCTCGGCCATTCGCTTGGCGGCAACATCGGCTGGGTCATGGCGAAACTGGCACCCGACCGGGTCGCAAGCTGCATGATGCTTGGCTCGGCCCTGATCATGCCGCGGCGCAATGTAGATGTCTTTCGCGGCCTGATCGCGATCCGGCGCAGCAACGCCGCGCCGGATGTCTGGTTTCGCATGCTCTTTCCCTGGCTCTTTTCCGCCAGTTTCCTGGAGGATGCCGGCGCGGTCGATCGGGCGATCGCCCAGTCGCTCGCCTATGCCCACACGCAGTCCGCAGACGCCATGGAGCGACAGCTCGAGACCATCCTGGCGATCACACCGGACTTCTTCATGTCCGTTCCCGAAATCCCCGTCTCCGTCCTGCTGGGAAGCGAGGACCTTCTGATTCCGCCCGGTCCCGCATTGCAGTCGCTTGACGGAATTCCCTGCCGCATCCAGGAGGGTGGGGGCCATTCGCTGCACTGGGAGGCCCCCCGACCCTGCGCCGAGTGGATCGCGGACTTCGCAGGATCACACCCGGTATAG
- the idi gene encoding isopentenyl-diphosphate Delta-isomerase, giving the protein MNIMIPAWVDGVLTPVEKRDVHLRGLRHKAISVFVTRGSEVLLQRRAMGKYHTPGLWTNTCCTHPHWDEAPADCAARRLEEELGISGLDLQHRQQLEYRAQVGGGMVEHEAVDVYVAEAPPELTLRPDPDEVMDTAWTAIEDLHSQVAADPDRFTPWLRIYLSDHARSIFGPRTG; this is encoded by the coding sequence ATGAACATCATGATTCCGGCATGGGTCGACGGGGTTCTGACTCCGGTCGAAAAACGCGACGTCCACCTTCGGGGCCTTCGCCACAAGGCGATTTCGGTCTTCGTGACGCGCGGCTCCGAGGTGCTGCTGCAGCGGCGTGCGATGGGGAAATACCATACGCCGGGGCTCTGGACGAATACCTGTTGCACGCATCCGCATTGGGACGAGGCGCCCGCGGATTGCGCGGCGCGGCGGCTGGAGGAAGAGCTCGGCATTTCGGGTCTTGACCTGCAGCATCGCCAGCAGCTCGAATACCGGGCCCAGGTCGGCGGCGGCATGGTCGAGCACGAGGCGGTCGACGTCTACGTCGCCGAGGCGCCTCCCGAGCTGACCCTCAGGCCCGATCCGGACGAAGTGATGGACACGGCCTGGACCGCGATCGAGGATCTGCACAGCCAGGTCGCGGCCGATCCCGACAGGTTCACGCCCTGGCTGCGTATCTACCTCAGCGACCACGCCCGAAGCATCTTCGGACCGCGCACCGGCTAG
- the maiA gene encoding maleylacetoacetate isomerase — translation MSRLILHNYFRSSTSVRVRAALNLKGLEYDYVARALLRGEQAAPDHLALNPQGLVPTLVTERGSLPQSLAIIEWLDETHPEPPLLPSDPWGRARVRSLAHIIALDIHPVNNLRILQHLETAYGVDADGRKDWFCKWASAGMDALEQRLASEPDTGRFCHGGRPGLADLCLFAQVLNNARFGLGLETFPTIARIHAACLEVPEIAAAAPDRQPDAV, via the coding sequence ATGAGCCGTCTGATCCTGCACAACTACTTCCGTTCCTCCACCTCGGTTCGGGTTCGCGCCGCGCTGAACCTGAAAGGTCTGGAATACGACTATGTCGCCCGTGCCCTTCTGAGGGGCGAGCAGGCCGCGCCGGACCACCTCGCGCTGAACCCGCAGGGGCTGGTACCGACGCTGGTGACAGAGCGGGGATCGTTGCCCCAGTCGCTGGCCATCATCGAATGGCTGGACGAGACGCATCCCGAACCGCCGTTGCTGCCTTCAGACCCCTGGGGACGCGCACGGGTGCGCAGCCTCGCCCATATCATCGCGCTCGACATCCATCCGGTGAACAACCTGCGCATCCTGCAACATCTCGAAACGGCATACGGCGTCGACGCAGACGGCAGGAAGGACTGGTTCTGCAAATGGGCCTCTGCGGGGATGGATGCGCTTGAGCAGCGGCTTGCTTCCGAGCCTGACACAGGCCGCTTCTGCCACGGTGGGCGTCCCGGTCTGGCCGATCTCTGCCTCTTCGCGCAGGTCCTCAACAACGCCCGCTTCGGATTGGGGCTGGAGACGTTTCCGACCATCGCCCGGATCCACGCCGCCTGCCTGGAAGTGCCCGAAATCGCCGCCGCCGCACCTGACCGGCAACCCGACGCCGTGTAA
- a CDS encoding paraquat-inducible protein A, with amino-acid sequence MNASPATPRTDLIVCPQCDAAYTLQQPDKGARAVCHRCHTVLIEPRHKAGKQIIAISLAGVILIVAATVFPFLKIDAGGLANSVSILDAALAFSDGPLIVLSLLTAALIVFLPLARLLLSLYVLIPVVYDRPPAPGAHRAFRLAEAIRPWSMAEIFAIGCAVALVKISDLAHVTMGPAFWLFAALVLLVVVQDNFMCRWSVWNSLSPNERS; translated from the coding sequence ATGAATGCGAGCCCAGCGACTCCGAGGACGGATCTGATCGTCTGTCCCCAATGCGATGCTGCCTATACGCTGCAGCAGCCAGACAAGGGCGCGCGTGCGGTCTGCCATCGCTGCCATACGGTTCTGATCGAGCCGCGCCACAAGGCGGGCAAGCAGATCATCGCGATCTCGCTCGCCGGCGTGATCCTGATCGTCGCGGCGACCGTGTTCCCTTTTCTCAAGATCGACGCCGGCGGGCTCGCCAATTCGGTTTCTATCCTCGATGCCGCGTTGGCCTTCAGTGACGGTCCGCTTATCGTGCTGTCGCTGCTGACCGCAGCGCTCATCGTGTTCCTGCCGCTCGCCCGGCTGCTGCTGTCGCTCTATGTGCTGATACCGGTCGTCTACGACCGGCCTCCCGCGCCCGGCGCGCACAGGGCCTTCCGACTGGCCGAGGCGATCCGGCCCTGGTCGATGGCCGAGATCTTTGCCATCGGCTGCGCCGTGGCGCTGGTCAAGATATCGGATCTTGCCCATGTGACGATGGGTCCGGCATTCTGGCTTTTCGCGGCGCTGGTGTTGCTGGTTGTGGTTCAGGACAATTTCATGTGCAGATGGTCGGTATGGAACTCGCTGAGCCCGAACGAAAGATCCTGA
- a CDS encoding paraquat-inducible protein A, translated as MVGMELAEPERKILTAKEMGLVACTRCSQVWPMGTGRCGRCGHVLASRDQHSLQKVWALLIVGLMTYIPANLYPMLQTRTLFHLQENTIVGGAIELMDYGNYGVALIILFASVAIPIGKFVAIAYLAISVRHHWTASKRQRHLLYEVVEYIGRWSMIDIFVVAIMSSLVQLNTLVAVNPGRASLYFAMSVIFTMLSAQAFDSRLIWDAQAQDEGTRGK; from the coding sequence ATGGTCGGTATGGAACTCGCTGAGCCCGAACGAAAGATCCTGACCGCGAAGGAGATGGGACTGGTCGCCTGCACGCGCTGTTCGCAGGTCTGGCCGATGGGCACCGGCCGCTGCGGGCGTTGCGGGCACGTCCTTGCCTCGCGCGACCAACATAGCCTGCAGAAGGTCTGGGCGTTGCTGATCGTCGGCCTGATGACCTACATCCCGGCCAACCTTTATCCGATGCTGCAGACACGGACCCTGTTTCACCTTCAGGAAAACACCATCGTCGGCGGCGCGATCGAGCTCATGGACTACGGCAACTATGGCGTCGCGCTGATCATACTGTTCGCCAGCGTCGCGATTCCCATCGGCAAGTTCGTCGCCATCGCCTATCTGGCGATCTCGGTCCGCCACCATTGGACAGCCTCGAAACGCCAGCGTCACCTGCTTTACGAGGTGGTCGAATACATCGGGCGATGGTCCATGATCGACATCTTTGTTGTTGCGATCATGTCGTCTCTCGTGCAACTCAACACCCTGGTCGCCGTCAATCCCGGCAGGGCGAGCCTTTATTTCGCCATGTCGGTGATCTTCACGATGTTGTCGGCGCAGGCCTTCGACAGCAGGCTCATCTGGGATGCCCAGGCGCAGGACGAAGGAACGCGCGGAAAATGA
- a CDS encoding MlaD family protein: MTDSPPPVDIEPSRPSLWQRASAVWIIPVIALVAALGVAWSSYSARGPLIHITFANGAGIKANETELRYRDVTVGLVEDVDFTPDLLAVVASVRVDKDVAPYIDTSSTFWVVRPEVSARGITGLDTVLTGVFIEGTWDGERGPRREEFNGLSEAPLYRPGSGGLQIALRSTPGGRLTDEVPILFRGIEVGQVGAARISPNGQYAIAEALIDEPYGHLITPATRFWDVSGFTFSVGPSGAEIDFTSIGTLVGGGITFDTFVSGGEQVPEGSIFDVYTDVNTARNSVFNATEVAALDVRVVFDDNLAGLAVGAPVELSGLKIGTVQTVNGIVDADAFGDDRVRLNAVLAIQPARLGLQGDVTPETALAFLGNRVRDGVRARLASASLLTGGLKVELVQVDDAPPAEMTQPAEPGALPVLPATEAEVSDAAATLEGMFNRVNSLPIEDLLKSAIDFMDNAKALVSSQEIRETPAEIRGLIGDIREVVQSEDVQKIPVTLNAAVERIEEVVAQIAAEQVAAKLSTALDEAAKAAGNIRTGTAGLNDLVERLNAVAAKANELPLEELTRQVTELVASADAVIDTPGARALPGDLGRALDQLNATLEELREGGAVSSINATLGSVRQAADRVAVGADEIPALVDRLTRLLDQASSTVAGYNRGDVLTRDAQSALRDISQAADALSSLARMIERNPTSLIRGR, encoded by the coding sequence ATGACGGACAGCCCCCCGCCCGTGGACATCGAGCCTTCGCGTCCCAGCCTCTGGCAGCGCGCTTCGGCAGTCTGGATCATTCCGGTCATCGCCCTTGTCGCGGCGCTTGGGGTCGCATGGAGCAGCTACAGCGCGCGCGGACCGCTGATCCATATCACCTTCGCCAACGGCGCGGGAATTAAGGCGAACGAGACCGAACTGCGTTACCGCGACGTGACGGTCGGGCTGGTCGAGGATGTCGACTTCACCCCTGACCTGCTCGCAGTCGTGGCGAGCGTGCGCGTCGACAAGGACGTTGCCCCCTACATCGACACCAGCTCGACTTTCTGGGTGGTGCGGCCCGAAGTATCCGCGCGCGGCATTACCGGGCTCGACACGGTGCTCACCGGCGTCTTCATCGAAGGCACGTGGGACGGCGAGCGCGGACCCCGGCGGGAGGAATTCAACGGTCTGTCCGAGGCGCCGCTCTACCGGCCCGGCTCCGGCGGATTGCAGATCGCCCTTCGCTCGACCCCGGGCGGACGGCTGACCGACGAGGTGCCGATCCTGTTCCGCGGTATCGAGGTCGGCCAGGTCGGTGCGGCACGGATCTCTCCCAACGGGCAATACGCCATCGCCGAGGCGCTGATAGACGAACCCTACGGGCACCTGATCACGCCAGCCACACGCTTCTGGGACGTTTCCGGCTTCACCTTCTCGGTCGGGCCATCGGGCGCCGAGATCGACTTCACCTCGATCGGCACGCTGGTCGGGGGCGGCATCACCTTCGATACCTTCGTCTCGGGAGGCGAACAGGTGCCGGAGGGGTCGATCTTCGACGTCTACACCGACGTCAATACGGCGCGCAATTCCGTGTTCAACGCGACGGAGGTCGCCGCGCTCGATGTGCGCGTGGTCTTCGACGACAACCTCGCCGGGCTCGCGGTCGGCGCCCCGGTCGAACTCAGCGGCCTCAAGATCGGCACGGTGCAGACCGTCAACGGGATCGTCGATGCGGATGCCTTCGGGGACGACCGGGTGCGGCTGAATGCCGTCCTTGCGATCCAGCCGGCGCGGCTTGGGCTGCAGGGCGACGTGACGCCCGAGACGGCCCTGGCCTTTCTCGGCAACCGGGTCCGGGACGGTGTGCGGGCGCGGCTTGCCTCGGCCAGTCTGCTGACCGGGGGGTTGAAGGTCGAACTGGTGCAGGTGGACGACGCGCCGCCAGCCGAGATGACCCAACCCGCCGAGCCGGGCGCATTGCCGGTCCTGCCCGCGACCGAGGCCGAGGTCTCGGACGCGGCGGCGACGCTCGAGGGGATGTTCAACAGGGTCAACAGCCTGCCCATCGAGGATCTGCTGAAGAGCGCGATAGACTTCATGGACAATGCCAAGGCGCTGGTCTCGAGCCAGGAGATCCGCGAGACCCCCGCCGAGATCCGCGGGCTGATCGGCGATATCCGGGAGGTGGTGCAGTCCGAGGATGTGCAGAAGATTCCGGTCACGCTGAACGCGGCCGTCGAGCGCATAGAAGAGGTCGTGGCGCAGATCGCCGCCGAGCAGGTCGCCGCGAAGTTGAGCACTGCACTGGACGAGGCGGCCAAGGCCGCGGGGAATATCAGGACGGGCACGGCGGGTCTGAACGATCTGGTCGAGCGGCTGAACGCGGTCGCTGCGAAGGCGAACGAGCTGCCGCTCGAAGAGCTGACGCGCCAGGTCACCGAACTGGTCGCCTCGGCGGATGCGGTGATCGACACGCCCGGGGCCCGCGCCCTGCCCGGCGATCTGGGCCGCGCGCTGGATCAGCTGAACGCGACGCTTGAAGAGCTGCGCGAGGGTGGAGCGGTGAGCAGCATCAACGCCACGCTCGGCTCGGTCCGGCAGGCGGCCGACAGGGTCGCTGTCGGCGCCGACGAGATCCCCGCGCTGGTCGACCGCCTGACCCGGCTGCTCGACCAGGCTTCGTCCACGGTCGCGGGCTACAACCGCGGCGACGTGCTGACCCGCGATGCCCAGTCCGCGCTGCGTGACATCTCGCAGGCCGCCGACGCGCTGTCTTCCCTGGCGCGGATGATCGAACGCAACCCAACCTCCTTGATCCGGGGACGATGA
- a CDS encoding membrane integrity-associated transporter subunit PqiC → MRLATPAYAAALALALSACSSTTDSYAVTPPPVTRTIPISYGSVELRKVSLPAYAAADEITRQQPDGTLVSDSKLLWADNPERAVSLELSRNLTRMTGRRIASEPWPFDSFPDARLEVRFESLLAGADGMFRSAGQFFVAPDGGGRERSGLFDLAVPFDPAGGPQAIARARGQIILDLAEYIARNGLS, encoded by the coding sequence ATGAGACTTGCCACACCCGCCTATGCCGCTGCCCTTGCGCTGGCGCTCTCCGCCTGTTCGTCGACGACGGACAGCTACGCGGTCACGCCGCCCCCGGTGACCCGGACCATCCCGATTTCCTACGGCTCGGTCGAGTTGCGCAAGGTGTCGCTGCCCGCCTACGCGGCGGCGGACGAGATCACGCGGCAACAGCCGGACGGAACGCTGGTCAGCGACAGCAAGCTGCTGTGGGCCGACAACCCGGAACGCGCCGTGTCGCTCGAGCTGAGCCGCAATCTGACGCGGATGACGGGTCGGCGGATCGCGTCCGAGCCGTGGCCGTTCGATTCCTTCCCGGACGCGCGGCTGGAAGTGCGCTTCGAAAGCCTTCTGGCCGGAGCGGACGGCATGTTCCGAAGCGCGGGCCAGTTCTTCGTGGCCCCCGACGGCGGCGGCCGTGAACGTTCGGGCCTGTTCGATCTCGCCGTGCCCTTCGATCCGGCCGGCGGCCCGCAGGCCATCGCGCGTGCGCGGGGTCAGATCATCCTGGACCTCGCCGAGTACATCGCCCGCAACGGGTTGAGCTGA
- a CDS encoding MBL fold metallo-hydrolase gives MLRGRPERLAVLDFGLFEVHAGPRTIGICGFVICTDAGETVLIDSGFPAKYASDPEAATREDDLASFGRVVSIGPGNLAPAQLSLLGIAPGDIDLMIQSHTHIDHIGFLGGFPGVPILIAEAERALPRPLYWSGRQPMEWPEADYRLVTRDFSLGPGFEVFLVPGHAPGQLAFLIDLPQSGPVLLTSDAISRPSEIEEKFAGSWDDTLAMRHGARLIALAEERGAFVIYGHGPEQWPDLRKAPDWYL, from the coding sequence ATGCTGCGCGGACGGCCCGAGCGTCTGGCGGTTCTCGATTTCGGTCTGTTCGAGGTCCATGCCGGCCCGCGGACCATCGGCATCTGCGGTTTCGTCATCTGCACCGACGCGGGCGAGACGGTGCTGATCGACAGCGGCTTTCCCGCGAAATATGCCAGCGACCCGGAGGCCGCTACCCGCGAGGATGATCTCGCCAGCTTCGGCCGGGTCGTTTCGATCGGCCCCGGGAACCTCGCGCCGGCGCAGCTTTCCCTGCTCGGTATCGCGCCCGGCGACATTGATCTGATGATCCAGAGCCACACGCATATCGACCATATCGGCTTTCTGGGCGGATTTCCGGGCGTCCCGATCCTGATCGCCGAGGCCGAACGCGCCCTGCCCCGTCCGCTTTACTGGTCGGGCAGGCAGCCGATGGAATGGCCCGAGGCCGACTATCGGCTGGTCACGCGGGATTTCTCCCTCGGTCCGGGCTTCGAGGTGTTCCTCGTACCGGGCCACGCGCCCGGACAGCTCGCATTTCTGATCGATCTTCCCCAGAGCGGTCCGGTTCTGCTGACATCGGATGCGATCAGCCGGCCGTCGGAAATCGAAGAGAAATTTGCCGGTTCATGGGACGACACTCTGGCCATGCGGCATGGCGCGCGGCTGATCGCGCTGGCCGAGGAACGCGGCGCCTTCGTCATCTACGGCCACGGGCCGGAACAATGGCCCGACCTTCGCAAGGCGCCGGACTGGTACCTCTGA
- a CDS encoding aspartate aminotransferase family protein translates to MSHIFPRHTKALPPVAVAGEGCYLIDADGKRYLDGSGGAAVSCLGHGDREIIEAIQAQLDRLAFAHTGFFTSEPAETLADLLIAHAPGDLDRVYLVSGGSEAMESALKLARQYHVERGEPQRSRIIARKQSYHGNTLGALATGGNEWRRQQFGPMLMEVSHIDPCYEYRLRHEGESLEDYGLRAANLLEQEIQRVGPETVIAFVAEPVVGATAGALTAAPGYFRRIREICDEHGVLLILDEVMCGMGRTGSLFACEQEGVAPDILAIAKGLGAGYQPIGAMLCSARVYETIRDGSGFFQHGHTYLGHPVAAAAGVAVVSALLDRGLVARARLQGSRLMDALRDRFAQHPHVGDIRGRGLFLGLELVSDRESRAPFDPRRGIAAGIKKHAFEAGLICYPMSGTIDGRNGDHVLLAPPFIIDDAQIDELVEKLDLGIRAALAT, encoded by the coding sequence ATGTCCCACATCTTTCCACGACACACCAAGGCCCTGCCTCCCGTCGCCGTCGCGGGCGAGGGTTGCTATCTGATCGATGCCGACGGCAAGCGCTATCTCGACGGGTCGGGCGGGGCGGCGGTGTCCTGTCTCGGCCACGGCGACCGGGAGATCATCGAAGCGATACAGGCCCAGCTCGACAGGCTCGCCTTCGCGCATACGGGTTTCTTCACCTCGGAACCGGCCGAGACGCTGGCCGACCTGCTGATCGCCCATGCGCCGGGGGATCTCGACCGGGTCTATCTGGTTTCCGGCGGGTCCGAGGCAATGGAATCGGCCCTGAAGCTCGCGCGGCAGTATCATGTGGAACGCGGCGAGCCGCAGCGCAGCAGGATCATCGCACGCAAGCAAAGCTATCACGGCAACACCCTGGGGGCGCTGGCGACCGGGGGAAACGAGTGGCGCCGTCAGCAGTTCGGGCCGATGCTGATGGAGGTCAGCCACATCGATCCGTGCTACGAATACCGGCTTCGCCACGAGGGCGAGAGCCTCGAGGATTACGGACTACGCGCGGCGAACCTGCTGGAGCAGGAAATCCAGCGCGTCGGCCCCGAGACCGTGATCGCGTTTGTCGCCGAGCCGGTGGTGGGGGCGACGGCGGGCGCTCTGACGGCTGCGCCAGGGTATTTCAGGCGCATCCGTGAGATCTGCGACGAACATGGCGTCCTGCTGATCCTCGATGAGGTCATGTGCGGCATGGGCAGAACCGGCTCGCTTTTCGCCTGCGAACAGGAGGGAGTCGCACCGGACATCCTCGCCATCGCCAAGGGGCTGGGCGCGGGGTACCAGCCCATCGGCGCGATGCTCTGCTCGGCCCGCGTCTATGAGACGATCCGCGACGGCAGCGGCTTCTTCCAGCACGGACATACCTATCTCGGGCATCCCGTTGCCGCCGCCGCCGGGGTCGCCGTGGTTTCGGCGCTGCTGGACCGCGGTCTGGTGGCGCGGGCAAGGCTTCAGGGAAGTAGGTTGATGGATGCGCTGAGGGACAGGTTCGCCCAGCATCCGCATGTGGGAGATATCCGGGGCCGTGGGCTGTTCCTGGGACTCGAGCTGGTATCCGACCGCGAAAGCAGGGCGCCCTTCGACCCCCGGAGGGGTATCGCCGCGGGCATCAAGAAGCACGCCTTCGAGGCCGGGCTGATCTGCTACCCGATGAGCGGTACGATAGACGGTCGCAACGGAGATCACGTCCTTCTCGCGCCGCCCTTCATCATTGACGACGCGCAGATCGACGAACTTGTCGAAAAGCTCGACCTGGGCATCCGCGCCGCGTTGGCGACCTGA
- a CDS encoding cupin domain-containing protein, producing the protein MSEGERDGLIALPNGGGRRYEMGRLTALFKADEAETAAGYSVSEWILAPGQQGVGAHSHETNDEMFFVLAGTPELLTGESWGQYAAGAFLRIPAGMTHDFRNRSDAEARLLNLFIPGGFERDMPRIVKWFANNPD; encoded by the coding sequence ATGTCGGAGGGCGAACGTGACGGATTGATTGCGCTGCCGAACGGGGGCGGACGGCGCTACGAGATGGGCCGGCTTACCGCGCTCTTCAAGGCGGACGAGGCCGAGACGGCGGCCGGCTACAGCGTCTCCGAATGGATCCTGGCGCCGGGACAGCAAGGGGTCGGCGCGCACAGCCACGAAACCAATGACGAGATGTTCTTCGTTCTGGCAGGCACGCCCGAGCTGCTGACCGGCGAGAGCTGGGGCCAATACGCAGCGGGCGCGTTTCTGCGTATCCCGGCGGGAATGACCCATGATTTCCGCAACCGTTCCGATGCCGAGGCACGGCTGCTCAACCTCTTCATCCCGGGTGGTTTCGAGCGCGACATGCCCAGGATCGTTAAATGGTTCGCCAACAATCCGGATTGA